In a single window of the Delftia tsuruhatensis genome:
- a CDS encoding phage tail protein encodes MTSAPAPRSYLHYLPAVYSQPGNDFIGAYLRIFQKLLTGIDDGLLDGRKGIQELLAAEVIGNLFYPRFSFLFAGQGLPDTRFMPPISGAPAATATALLKQFNSYIGLEAGQDPLAGYVATGEQDTGWQAEFEDWLNSFLCWLGSWVALVVDQGWSIDKKRQVIAEIIALYRLRGTPQGLSMLLNLVFDLPRTVVGFHYPPPDGNRVAPPEQVNGQVRVTVANPDPRPMAVSDLPATAFIVQDRSSPAYPRVSGYAPWLFQVTITLPNAGDPDFILTASTVQTVLQLADRIRLLLEDVRPAATRAAIAIVPAMQLQPQGRATQLGINTLLGS; translated from the coding sequence ATGACCAGCGCACCGGCTCCCCGCAGCTACCTCCACTACCTGCCGGCCGTCTACAGCCAGCCGGGCAACGACTTCATCGGCGCCTACCTGCGGATCTTCCAGAAGCTGCTGACCGGCATCGACGACGGCCTGCTCGATGGCCGCAAGGGCATCCAGGAACTGCTGGCGGCCGAAGTGATTGGCAACCTGTTCTACCCGCGCTTCAGCTTCCTGTTCGCCGGCCAGGGTCTGCCGGACACCCGCTTCATGCCGCCGATCTCCGGCGCGCCTGCGGCGACCGCCACGGCGCTGCTGAAACAGTTCAACAGCTACATCGGGCTGGAGGCGGGCCAGGATCCGCTGGCCGGCTACGTCGCCACCGGCGAGCAGGACACGGGCTGGCAGGCCGAATTCGAGGACTGGCTGAACAGCTTCCTGTGCTGGCTCGGCAGCTGGGTGGCGCTGGTGGTGGACCAGGGCTGGAGCATCGACAAGAAGCGCCAGGTCATCGCCGAAATCATCGCGCTCTACCGGCTGCGAGGCACGCCGCAGGGCTTGTCGATGCTGCTCAACCTGGTGTTCGACCTGCCACGGACCGTCGTCGGCTTCCACTATCCGCCGCCGGACGGCAACCGGGTCGCGCCACCCGAGCAGGTCAACGGCCAGGTCCGTGTCACCGTCGCCAACCCCGATCCCCGGCCCATGGCCGTATCCGATCTGCCTGCCACGGCCTTCATCGTCCAGGACCGCAGCAGTCCCGCGTATCCGCGGGTCAGCGGCTACGCACCCTGGCTTTTCCAGGTGACGATCACGTTGCCGAATGCCGGCGACCCCGACTTCATCCTGACGGCCTCGACCGTCCAGACCGTGTTGCAGCTGGCCGACCGGATCCGCCTGTTGCTGGAGGATGTGCGGCCCGCGGCGACCCGCGCCGCCATCGCCATCGTTCCCGCCATGCAGCTGCAGCCCCAGGGGCGGGCGACGCAGCTGGGCATCAACACGCTGCTGGGGTCCTGA
- a CDS encoding baseplate J/gp47 family protein — MPSPTLDSRSADDFFQQALALAAAYCPGWASYWPHHPPTAADIGQDVGLVLLQLFSQLARYTADIENEMPVQRRLAFYQFLNLQLRPPLPAVAPLQFVLKAARPPRLVPRGTAVVVPQAQALRFQTDDDLLVVPARMSAAMALIPTQDAFIEALPVFGSGAAVSLFVTQGEAVARDGVAQRPLGHWFLIGDPSLFKPDDSLQDITIDLVGRQLYPQYFGQWADGALAPLAAQLIPTEDALGLRIVLAQAPAAGPRTVGELQAQLCAADGLPAQAVDGVPPQGPQDYWLLVKPSPQVKVLAALEQQLPVITGLQCTFRGKRILPQQGASNTLLLDLPNGAYPFGQTPQQDDAFYIRSDPVFTKTGARLVLSFQLVDVEIDYPVALAWQFWDGVQWQSMNQTPDQLGRYQFEDTTHSLQYNSPDGATIISFLCPPMSATTVAGIKGYWLRATIASGSYGRPGGFKAEGVDLAIGQLPDDILLPPQRARVSRFLNDVAGVNFSYRFDASQHAPPFIRSLHLTYSYSARPGSFWSYNAFTLSRFLFSPFKPLDDVFATFCFAFAPGDFGRFTVGGKLTLYFHLAEETVAPAAVLSWQWHDGQAWQPLAVDDGSHGLSRCGVVSFTVPAAMPASTVFSQTAYWFRVSAPRITGTVRVHGIYPNTVPGRNLTTVVDEVLGASNAQPDQTFLLKSTPVAAGLDLQVIEPVGLEPPPSQRAQQFEAMSAAGASATAGRGAAGARTMLERSVAALASSPPRLAARAGAAAMAAGTTADEAQAGHGLASHGLVSGSDADLDGDLDGTRPAGDDTVYRRWRQVESFAFSGPSDRVYTLDYQSGRVTFGNGRNGLIPPAGHNNIVAARYDATQGLAGNVPAWQLTLLRTGMADLEQVTNPAAALGGVGGDTVADLDGFGPRLAKAAGRAVQLADLGTLAAAADQRVAKARAFEVSAPAGTGPRIVIAVLALAADPRPGTSPALRQRVADGVKRRCLAPLASRIEVLPPDFVALDISAQVAIDAAQDQVLAAQQALATALAGFLQPVFGGLLGAGWDFGETVTASAVSQFLQRQPGVLAVLAVSLNGVQGGQLALAAGQLPVAGVMAVLAYAHGGSAGEARGVV; from the coding sequence ATGCCGTCCCCCACGCTTGACAGCCGCAGCGCCGACGACTTCTTCCAGCAGGCCCTGGCGCTGGCGGCCGCGTATTGCCCGGGGTGGGCGTCGTACTGGCCGCACCATCCCCCGACCGCCGCCGACATCGGGCAGGACGTCGGACTGGTGCTGCTGCAACTGTTCTCGCAGCTGGCGCGCTATACCGCCGACATCGAAAACGAGATGCCGGTGCAGCGCCGGCTGGCTTTCTACCAGTTCCTGAACCTGCAGCTGCGGCCGCCCTTGCCCGCGGTGGCACCGCTGCAGTTCGTGCTCAAGGCCGCGCGGCCGCCGCGGCTGGTGCCCCGGGGCACGGCGGTGGTGGTGCCGCAGGCGCAGGCCCTGCGCTTCCAGACCGACGACGATCTGCTGGTGGTGCCGGCGCGGATGAGCGCGGCGATGGCGCTGATCCCCACGCAGGATGCCTTCATCGAGGCGCTGCCGGTGTTCGGCAGCGGCGCAGCGGTGTCGCTGTTCGTCACCCAGGGGGAGGCGGTAGCCCGGGACGGCGTGGCGCAGAGGCCGCTGGGGCACTGGTTCCTGATCGGTGATCCGTCGCTGTTCAAGCCGGATGACTCGCTGCAGGACATCACCATCGATCTGGTCGGCCGGCAACTGTATCCGCAATACTTCGGCCAGTGGGCCGATGGCGCGCTGGCGCCGCTGGCCGCCCAGCTGATTCCGACGGAGGATGCGCTGGGGCTGCGCATCGTGCTGGCCCAGGCGCCTGCGGCCGGGCCGCGCACGGTGGGCGAGCTGCAGGCCCAGCTGTGCGCCGCCGACGGGCTGCCGGCGCAGGCCGTGGACGGTGTGCCACCGCAGGGCCCGCAGGACTACTGGCTGCTGGTCAAGCCCAGCCCGCAGGTCAAGGTGCTGGCGGCGCTGGAGCAGCAGCTGCCGGTGATCACCGGCCTGCAGTGCACCTTCCGTGGCAAGCGCATCCTGCCCCAGCAGGGCGCCAGCAACACCCTGCTGCTCGATCTGCCCAACGGCGCCTACCCCTTCGGGCAGACGCCACAGCAGGACGATGCCTTCTATATCCGCAGCGACCCGGTGTTCACCAAGACGGGGGCCAGGCTCGTGCTCTCGTTCCAGCTGGTCGATGTGGAGATCGACTATCCGGTGGCACTGGCATGGCAGTTCTGGGACGGTGTGCAGTGGCAGTCCATGAACCAGACGCCGGACCAGCTCGGCCGCTACCAGTTCGAAGACACGACCCACAGCCTGCAGTACAACAGCCCGGACGGTGCGACCATCATCAGCTTCCTGTGCCCGCCGATGAGCGCGACCACGGTGGCGGGCATCAAGGGCTACTGGCTGCGGGCGACGATTGCCAGCGGCAGCTACGGCCGGCCTGGCGGCTTCAAGGCCGAGGGCGTCGATCTCGCCATCGGCCAGCTTCCGGACGACATCCTGCTGCCGCCGCAAAGAGCGCGGGTCAGCCGCTTCCTCAACGATGTGGCCGGCGTCAACTTCAGCTACCGGTTCGACGCCAGCCAGCACGCGCCACCGTTCATCCGGTCACTGCACCTGACCTACAGCTACTCGGCCAGACCCGGCAGCTTCTGGTCATACAACGCCTTCACGCTCAGCCGTTTCCTGTTCAGCCCGTTCAAGCCGCTGGACGATGTCTTTGCCACCTTCTGCTTCGCGTTCGCGCCTGGCGATTTCGGCCGCTTCACCGTCGGTGGCAAGCTGACGCTGTATTTCCACCTGGCCGAGGAAACCGTCGCCCCCGCCGCCGTCCTGTCCTGGCAGTGGCACGATGGCCAGGCTTGGCAACCGCTCGCGGTCGACGATGGCAGCCATGGGCTGAGCCGCTGCGGCGTCGTCAGCTTCACCGTGCCGGCGGCGATGCCGGCCAGCACGGTGTTTTCACAGACGGCGTACTGGTTCCGCGTCAGCGCGCCGCGCATCACCGGGACCGTCCGTGTCCACGGCATCTATCCGAACACCGTGCCCGGCCGCAACCTCACCACCGTGGTGGACGAGGTGCTGGGCGCCAGCAATGCGCAGCCCGACCAGACCTTCCTGCTGAAATCGACACCGGTGGCCGCGGGCCTGGACCTGCAGGTGATCGAGCCCGTGGGCCTGGAGCCGCCGCCGTCGCAACGGGCGCAGCAGTTCGAGGCCATGTCGGCGGCCGGCGCCAGCGCCACCGCCGGGCGTGGCGCGGCGGGCGCGAGGACGATGCTGGAGCGCAGCGTCGCTGCCCTGGCTTCCAGCCCGCCCCGGCTGGCGGCCCGGGCAGGCGCTGCGGCGATGGCGGCGGGCACCACCGCCGATGAGGCCCAGGCGGGCCATGGCCTGGCCAGCCATGGACTGGTCAGCGGCAGCGATGCCGACCTCGATGGTGATCTCGACGGCACGCGGCCTGCCGGCGACGACACCGTCTACCGCCGCTGGCGGCAGGTCGAGAGCTTTGCCTTCAGCGGCCCCTCCGACCGGGTCTATACGCTGGACTACCAGAGCGGCCGGGTCACCTTCGGCAACGGCCGCAACGGGCTGATTCCACCCGCAGGCCACAACAACATCGTGGCCGCGCGCTATGACGCGACGCAGGGGCTGGCCGGCAACGTCCCGGCCTGGCAATTGACGTTGCTGCGCACCGGCATGGCCGACCTGGAGCAGGTCACCAATCCGGCAGCGGCGCTGGGCGGGGTCGGTGGCGACACGGTGGCCGACCTGGATGGCTTCGGTCCGCGCCTGGCCAAGGCGGCGGGCCGGGCCGTCCAGCTGGCCGATCTGGGCACGCTCGCGGCGGCGGCCGATCAGCGGGTCGCCAAGGCGCGGGCGTTCGAGGTGTCGGCTCCAGCGGGCACCGGCCCACGGATCGTGATTGCCGTGCTGGCCCTGGCGGCCGATCCACGGCCCGGCACCTCGCCGGCCCTGCGCCAGCGCGTCGCCGATGGCGTGAAACGGCGCTGCCTGGCGCCCCTGGCATCGCGGATCGAGGTCCTGCCGCCTGACTTCGTCGCCTTGGACATCAGCGCCCAGGTCGCGATCGACGCCGCGCAGGACCAGGTACTGGCGGCGCAGCAAGCGCTGGCCACGGCGCTGGCCGGATTCCTGCAGCCGGTGTTCGGCGGCCTGCTGGGTGCCGGCTGGGATTTCGGCGAGACCGTCACCGCCAGTGCCGTCAGCCAGTTCCTGCAACGCCAGCCCGGCGTGCTGGCCGTGCTCGCGGTCAGCCTCAACGGGGTGCAGGGGGGCCAGCTCGCGCTGGCGGCGGGCCAGTTGCCGGTGGCCGGAGTGATGGCGGTGCTGGCCTACGCCCATGGCGGCTCTGCCGGGGAGGCGCGCGGTGTCGTTTGA
- a CDS encoding PAAR domain-containing protein, which yields MPQPAARFGDSIVNAADIHVVLVPSPGGPVPTPQPFPFNGRISMNTSLNVRINGRPAATVGSMASNVPPHIPASGTFQVPPTNLGRVVMGSMRVRINARAAARAGDFCETCHDVPPAGPQAPSPVVVVPGLSNVLIG from the coding sequence ATGCCCCAGCCCGCCGCCAGATTCGGTGACTCCATCGTCAACGCCGCCGACATCCATGTCGTGCTGGTTCCCAGTCCGGGAGGCCCGGTACCGACGCCGCAGCCGTTCCCGTTCAACGGCCGGATTTCCATGAACACCAGCCTGAACGTCCGCATCAACGGCCGCCCGGCAGCGACCGTGGGGTCCATGGCCAGCAACGTGCCGCCGCACATACCGGCCTCCGGCACCTTTCAGGTTCCGCCGACCAACCTGGGCCGCGTGGTCATGGGCAGCATGCGCGTGCGGATCAACGCCAGGGCGGCGGCACGGGCCGGTGACTTCTGCGAGACCTGCCACGACGTGCCACCGGCCGGTCCGCAGGCGCCTTCGCCGGTGGTGGTCGTTCCCGGCCTGTCCAACGTGTTGATCGGATAG
- a CDS encoding GPW/gp25 family protein — MDANADFLGQGWSFPIQPQGGRILLAAGAADIRQAILLILQTAPGERVMLPGFGCRINELVFAAGNASTASLAQLYVRLALERWEPRIQVTTVDVVVSGEQRNCLQVTVHYLIRDRNQPDNLVYPFFLK; from the coding sequence ATGGACGCGAACGCCGACTTCCTGGGCCAGGGCTGGTCGTTTCCGATCCAGCCGCAGGGCGGGCGCATCCTGCTGGCGGCCGGCGCCGCCGACATCCGGCAGGCGATCTTGCTGATTCTGCAGACGGCTCCCGGCGAGCGGGTGATGCTGCCCGGGTTCGGCTGCCGCATCAACGAGCTGGTCTTCGCCGCCGGCAACGCGTCGACGGCCAGCCTGGCCCAGCTGTATGTCCGGCTGGCGCTGGAGCGGTGGGAGCCGCGCATCCAGGTGACCACGGTCGATGTCGTGGTCAGTGGCGAGCAGCGCAACTGCCTGCAGGTGACGGTGCACTACCTGATCCGCGACCGCAACCAGCCCGACAACCTCGTCTATCCCTTCTTTCTCAAATGA